A DNA window from Phycisphaerae bacterium contains the following coding sequences:
- a CDS encoding MTH1187 family thiamine-binding protein yields MAMLLEFSMFPLGKGESVGEYVARSLDVIDRSGVPYQLNAMGTVLEGEWDQVIGVVGQCLERMSQDCDRIACTIKFDWRKGATGRLQSKIDSVEKRLGRKLKT; encoded by the coding sequence ATGGCCATGCTTCTTGAATTCTCGATGTTCCCGCTGGGCAAGGGGGAATCGGTCGGTGAATACGTCGCTCGCAGCCTTGATGTCATCGATCGCAGCGGCGTGCCGTATCAGTTGAACGCGATGGGCACCGTCCTCGAAGGCGAGTGGGACCAGGTCATCGGGGTCGTGGGTCAATGCCTTGAAAGGATGAGCCAGGATTGCGACCGGATCGCCTGTACGATCAAGTTCGATTGGCGCAAAGGGGCGACCGGACGCCTGCAAAGCAAGATCGATAGCGTGGAGAAGCGGCTGGGACGGAAGCTGAAGACGTAG
- the fba gene encoding fructose-bisphosphate aldolase class II (catalyzes the reversible aldol condensation of dihydroxyacetonephosphate and glyceraldehyde 3-phosphate in the Calvin cycle, glycolysis, and/or gluconeogenesis): MPLVPMRILLDHAAENNYGIAALNVNNMEQIQAIMEAAKETDSPVIVQASRGARKYTNDAYLRHLMLAAVELYPKIPIAMHQDHGNSPATCKSAIEQGFTSVMMDGSLSEDGKTPSSYEYNVKVTREVVQMAHAVGVTVEGEIGVLGGIEDGHGAGGTGLEHVTDPALAEKFVADTGVDALAVAIGTSHGAYKFTKKPTGDVLKMDIIEEIHRRLPNCHLVMHGSSSVPRELVDLINKYGGKMKESYGVPVEEIQRGIKHGVRKINVDTDNRLAITAAIRKVFAETPDKFDPRDYLGPAREMMKQICIARMTAFGQAGNAGKIKIKTCKDMISFYKK; the protein is encoded by the coding sequence ATGCCACTTGTACCGATGCGCATCTTGCTGGACCACGCGGCTGAAAACAACTACGGCATCGCCGCACTGAACGTCAACAACATGGAGCAGATCCAGGCAATCATGGAGGCGGCCAAGGAAACAGACAGCCCCGTGATCGTCCAGGCCAGCCGCGGAGCTCGCAAGTACACCAACGACGCTTACCTGCGACATTTGATGCTCGCCGCCGTCGAACTGTACCCCAAGATCCCGATCGCCATGCACCAGGACCACGGCAACAGCCCGGCCACCTGCAAGAGTGCTATCGAGCAGGGATTCACCAGCGTCATGATGGATGGCTCGCTCAGCGAGGACGGCAAGACGCCCAGCAGCTATGAGTACAACGTGAAAGTCACCAGGGAGGTCGTCCAGATGGCCCACGCCGTGGGCGTGACCGTCGAAGGCGAGATCGGCGTGCTCGGCGGCATTGAAGACGGCCACGGTGCCGGCGGCACCGGCCTCGAACATGTCACTGACCCGGCCCTGGCCGAGAAGTTCGTAGCCGACACCGGCGTCGACGCCCTGGCAGTGGCGATCGGCACCAGCCACGGCGCCTACAAGTTCACCAAGAAACCCACCGGCGACGTCCTCAAGATGGACATCATCGAGGAGATTCACCGCCGCCTGCCTAACTGCCACCTGGTCATGCACGGATCGTCAAGCGTCCCTCGCGAGCTGGTCGACCTCATCAACAAATACGGCGGCAAGATGAAGGAAAGCTACGGCGTGCCCGTCGAGGAAATCCAACGGGGTATCAAACACGGCGTCCGAAAGATCAACGTGGACACCGACAACCGCCTGGCCATCACTGCCGCGATCCGCAAGGTCTTCGCCGAGACGCCCGACAAGTTCGATCCTCGTGATTACCTCGGCCCGGCCCGCGAGATGATGAAGCAGATCTGCATCGCTCGCATGACCGCCTTCGGTCAGGCCGGCAACGCCGGGAAGATCAAGATCAAAACCTGTAAGGACATGATCAGTTTCTACAAGAAGTGA
- a CDS encoding helical backbone metal receptor, with product MRRSYWLILATGAVFIAAVGLRVRSHLVASGQPPAVTSRPAGRALRISEPRDYVANPWVDPSERDKGPNRLISLAPSITEIVCALGLRDRLVGRTPYCTHPPGIERVADVGSLVTVNLDMIKTLKPDLILVTRNSGQVIDALGKLGLPHAALPHDTLEEVYTAIERIGSLCGRPKTATALAAFIRNDLETLRQTARRLDLPRRRVLIILGDLPVPPRPVWVAGPGSFLESLLQAAGQQNAAAGAMPVSHGEIGLERLLTLDVEAILTFGEPLTDRQWDDLYRTWAKVGGIPAIRERRVARVGGSEWLSAGPRVAIALHHFITALAEGEGTN from the coding sequence GTGCGACGTTCTTACTGGTTGATCCTGGCGACGGGGGCTGTCTTTATTGCGGCCGTGGGGCTGCGCGTTCGCAGTCACCTGGTGGCGAGCGGGCAGCCGCCGGCCGTGACCAGCCGGCCGGCCGGGCGGGCCCTCCGCATCAGCGAACCTCGCGATTACGTCGCCAACCCGTGGGTTGACCCCTCCGAACGCGATAAGGGTCCGAACCGGCTGATCTCCCTTGCCCCGAGCATCACCGAAATCGTCTGCGCTCTGGGGTTGCGCGACCGCTTGGTCGGCCGTACCCCCTACTGCACTCATCCGCCGGGCATCGAACGCGTGGCCGATGTCGGTTCGCTGGTGACGGTCAACCTCGACATGATAAAGACCCTCAAGCCCGACCTCATCCTCGTCACGCGAAACAGCGGACAGGTAATCGATGCCCTGGGCAAGCTCGGCCTGCCGCATGCCGCTCTTCCACACGATACGCTTGAAGAGGTCTACACCGCCATCGAACGCATCGGCAGCCTGTGCGGCCGGCCCAAGACCGCAACCGCGCTGGCCGCGTTTATTCGCAATGACTTGGAAACGCTGCGTCAGACGGCCCGCCGTTTGGACCTGCCTCGCCGCCGCGTTCTGATCATACTGGGTGATCTACCCGTTCCACCCAGACCGGTCTGGGTGGCCGGCCCGGGTTCGTTTCTGGAAAGCCTCTTGCAGGCGGCGGGCCAACAAAACGCCGCCGCGGGGGCCATGCCCGTCTCGCACGGCGAAATCGGCCTTGAGCGGCTGCTGACGCTGGACGTTGAGGCGATCCTGACGTTCGGCGAGCCTCTGACCGATCGGCAATGGGACGATCTCTATCGAACGTGGGCAAAGGTCGGGGGGATCCCCGCCATCCGCGAGCGGCGTGTCGCCCGGGTCGGCGGCTCGGAGTGGCTCAGCGCCGGCCCGCGGGTGGCCATCGCCCTCCACCATTTCATCACCGCCTTGGCCGAGGGCGAAGGGACGAATTGA
- a CDS encoding GNAT family N-acetyltransferase, whose product MVNLHIREMTETDIPRVSELLRDCFRWLGDREHLTARQLAFLVDDRSSEQTVREESKSRPHLVACTETGIVGMAAVHGNEIARLYVDPRYHRQGVGKALFEACEAMIRRAGHEEMTVAALVDGALAFYQTMGMSITGRVVYEPEIFLGREVTLLAKKVASAPMP is encoded by the coding sequence ATGGTGAATCTGCACATCCGCGAAATGACTGAGACTGACATCCCTCGCGTCAGTGAACTGCTGAGGGATTGCTTTCGCTGGCTGGGCGACCGCGAACACTTGACTGCCAGGCAACTGGCATTCCTGGTCGACGACCGCTCGTCGGAGCAGACGGTTCGCGAGGAATCCAAATCCCGCCCGCACCTCGTCGCCTGCACTGAAACCGGCATTGTGGGCATGGCGGCGGTGCACGGTAACGAAATCGCCCGGCTTTACGTCGATCCGCGGTACCACCGGCAAGGGGTGGGCAAGGCCCTGTTCGAGGCCTGCGAAGCGATGATCCGCCGGGCCGGCCACGAGGAGATGACCGTCGCAGCCCTCGTGGATGGGGCGCTGGCTTTCTACCAGACCATGGGCATGTCGATCACCGGCCGGGTGGTGTACGAGCCCGAGATCTTTCTCGGTCGCGAGGTGACGTTGCTGGCCAAGAAGGTCGCTTCTGCTCCGATGCCATGA